One Pasteurella dagmatis DNA segment encodes these proteins:
- a CDS encoding BUD32 family EKC/KEOPS complex subunit — protein MELSQHSFENYVHQLVETYKGKRIHSFEYEGHLFWLKQPEVVSASWRLIKPNPNKAFQHEINSLINFAKSNAPVPQLLLTGKDFLVLKDAGPTLADWVEDITVPENEKKYILSEGVKALLALHQKGLVHGRPALRDMAWNGKQISFIDLETHHEASEKKQTYDIIIFIYSLCRSKAIPDLEIRRLVNELAQQAKIPIWQQVLHLLQTYRFLYFLLLPFKLIARTDLIAIYRLFENMSFLMKEGKVE, from the coding sequence ATGGAATTAAGCCAGCATTCTTTCGAAAATTATGTTCATCAGCTTGTTGAAACCTATAAAGGAAAACGAATTCATTCTTTTGAATATGAAGGTCATCTTTTTTGGCTTAAGCAGCCGGAAGTAGTGAGTGCAAGCTGGCGATTAATTAAGCCAAATCCTAACAAAGCTTTTCAACATGAAATCAATTCATTAATAAATTTCGCAAAATCCAATGCCCCAGTACCTCAACTATTATTAACCGGCAAAGATTTTTTAGTGTTAAAAGATGCGGGTCCGACACTTGCTGATTGGGTTGAAGATATCACAGTGCCAGAAAATGAGAAGAAATATATTTTATCAGAAGGTGTAAAAGCCTTACTAGCATTACATCAAAAAGGGCTAGTACATGGTCGACCAGCACTCAGAGATATGGCGTGGAATGGCAAACAAATTAGCTTTATTGATTTGGAAACACACCACGAGGCAAGTGAAAAAAAACAAACTTATGATATTATTATTTTTATTTATAGTTTATGCCGTTCAAAAGCCATTCCTGATTTAGAAATAAGACGCTTAGTGAATGAATTAGCTCAGCAAGCAAAGATTCCTATTTGGCAACAAGTGTTACATTTGTTGCAAACATATCGCTTTCTTTATTTTCTTTTGCTACCATTCAAATTAATAGCAAGGACAGATTTAATTGCAATTTATCGCTTGTTTGAGAATATGTCATTTTTGATGAAAGAGGGGAAAGTAGAATGA
- the nagK gene encoding N-acetylglucosamine kinase, giving the protein MLYGLDIGGTKIELAVFNEKLEKLHSERVDTPKESYEEWLNTIVGLVHKADEMFNCQGSVGLGIPGFVNHTTGLAEIANIRAADNKPIIKDLSALLDREVRAENDANCFALSEAWDEDNKDYPSVLGLILGTGFGGGLVFDGQIHSGQVGMAGELGHIQLNYHALQLLGWDKAPIYGCGCGNKACLDTYLSGRGFEMLYRDLQGEALSAKEVIQRFYAGDETAVKFVDLFIELCAISIGNIITILDPHVVVLGGGLSNFDYLYEALPKALPAHLMRSAQVPLIKKAKYGDSGGVRGAAALFLKK; this is encoded by the coding sequence ATGTTATACGGACTTGATATTGGCGGTACAAAAATTGAGCTTGCAGTATTTAATGAAAAACTTGAAAAATTGCATAGTGAGCGTGTAGATACGCCTAAAGAAAGTTATGAGGAGTGGCTGAATACTATTGTTGGATTGGTACATAAAGCTGATGAAATGTTTAATTGTCAAGGTTCAGTTGGATTAGGAATTCCGGGTTTTGTGAATCATACCACGGGGTTAGCAGAAATTGCGAATATTCGAGCAGCAGATAATAAGCCGATTATCAAAGATCTTTCGGCACTTTTAGATCGTGAAGTACGTGCTGAAAATGATGCAAATTGTTTTGCTTTATCAGAAGCTTGGGATGAGGATAATAAAGATTATCCGAGCGTATTGGGGCTTATTTTAGGTACAGGATTTGGTGGTGGATTAGTTTTTGATGGTCAAATTCATTCAGGTCAAGTAGGAATGGCCGGAGAATTAGGTCATATCCAACTAAACTATCACGCCCTTCAATTATTGGGTTGGGATAAAGCACCAATTTATGGTTGTGGATGTGGTAATAAAGCGTGTTTAGATACTTATTTATCTGGGCGTGGTTTCGAAATGTTGTATCGTGATTTACAAGGTGAAGCATTAAGTGCAAAAGAGGTGATCCAACGTTTTTATGCAGGCGATGAAACTGCGGTGAAATTTGTTGATCTTTTCATTGAGCTTTGTGCAATTTCTATTGGCAACATTATTACGATTCTTGATCCACACGTTGTAGTATTAGGTGGTGGTCTCTCTAACTTTGATTATTTATATGAGGCATTACCAAAAGCATTGCCTGCTCACTTAATGCGTAGTGCACAAGTTCCTTTAATTAAGAAAGCAAAATATGGTGATTCAGGTGGTGTAAGAGGAGCAGCTGCATTATTCTTAAAGAAATAA
- a CDS encoding phosphatase PAP2 family protein, with protein sequence MVTNMLKRLSLYTLLLCIVPFFAWIFAWQWNANDVMTNFDYALYFLTESGSVPYAIITCGVLALCFYPFFLDKKLWVKAVMVMAFSVILTQGIKSVLKNIFTEPRPYVTYVAEQTQTSTESFYQRDREQRSLFLQHFFQTQSTIPSWLKYHYEKEVGYSFPSGHTIFAAGWLFLVVGFTQLLGLRSMSSKILIAVVTIWSVLMLFSRLRFGMHYPIDLFVSVLLSFVVHILIFHFLQKKTIFINNCTSKCG encoded by the coding sequence ATGGTTACGAATATGTTAAAAAGATTGTCATTATATACCTTATTACTTTGTATTGTCCCTTTTTTTGCTTGGATTTTTGCTTGGCAGTGGAATGCAAATGATGTAATGACAAATTTTGACTATGCGCTTTATTTTTTAACGGAAAGTGGTAGTGTGCCTTACGCTATTATTACTTGTGGTGTATTGGCTCTGTGTTTTTACCCTTTCTTTTTAGATAAAAAATTATGGGTGAAAGCAGTTATGGTCATGGCATTTTCAGTGATTTTGACCCAAGGTATCAAAAGTGTGTTGAAAAATATTTTTACCGAACCCCGTCCTTATGTAACTTATGTTGCTGAGCAAACTCAAACTAGTACAGAAAGTTTTTATCAGCGAGATCGAGAACAGCGCTCGTTATTTTTACAGCATTTTTTTCAAACTCAATCTACTATACCAAGCTGGTTAAAATATCACTATGAAAAAGAAGTGGGTTATTCATTTCCGTCTGGGCATACGATTTTTGCAGCAGGTTGGTTATTCCTTGTGGTTGGTTTTACACAATTATTAGGTTTACGCTCAATGAGTTCAAAAATACTGATCGCAGTAGTGACAATTTGGTCAGTCCTAATGTTGTTTAGCAGATTACGTTTTGGAATGCATTACCCGATTGATTTATTTGTGAGTGTATTACTTTCTTTTGTCGTTCATATTTTAATTTTTCATTTTTTACAGAAAAAGACGATTTTTATCAATAATTGCACATCGAAGTGCGGTTAA
- the ribA gene encoding GTP cyclohydrolase II, with product MAKIQRVTEANLPTEFGIFRIVGFEFPDTKKEHVALVLGDISNNDEPVLARIHSECLTGDALYSLKCDCGFQLAAALRQISQEGRGVLIYHREEGRGIGLINKIRAYSLQDQGMDTIEANLALGFAADERNFEVCADMFDLLGVKKVRLLTNNPNKIETMKKAGINVVERVALNVGENRYNTEYLDTKAKKMGHFIVHNEQKHLLECPYCNEEVPHK from the coding sequence ATGGCAAAAATTCAACGTGTCACTGAAGCCAATTTACCTACTGAATTTGGTATTTTCCGAATTGTTGGCTTTGAATTTCCTGACACTAAAAAAGAACACGTAGCCTTAGTATTAGGTGATATAAGCAATAATGATGAACCTGTTCTCGCACGAATTCATTCTGAATGTTTAACCGGCGATGCTTTATATAGCTTAAAATGCGATTGTGGTTTCCAACTAGCAGCAGCATTACGTCAAATTAGTCAAGAAGGACGTGGTGTTTTAATTTACCATCGTGAAGAAGGGCGTGGCATTGGACTAATTAATAAAATCCGTGCTTATTCATTACAAGATCAAGGAATGGATACTATTGAAGCAAATTTAGCACTAGGCTTTGCTGCTGATGAACGCAATTTCGAAGTTTGCGCAGATATGTTTGATTTACTGGGTGTGAAAAAAGTTCGTTTATTAACTAATAATCCGAACAAAATTGAGACAATGAAAAAAGCTGGCATCAATGTAGTTGAACGTGTTGCCTTAAACGTGGGTGAAAACCGATATAATACGGAATATTTAGACACTAAAGCGAAGAAAATGGGACATTTTATTGTACATAATGAGCAAAAACATTTATTAGAATGTCCTTACTGCAACGAAGAAGTACCACATAAATAA
- a CDS encoding peptide ABC transporter substrate-binding protein, protein MFSFDNSHFYSKIKRAVLFTAFFSLLACEPKENPTLPSQLSKKDKAVVNVEPSRELLVRGVYSDLLLDPHSAQNSDQSAFLRDLLEGLTAYDSQGKLIPAVAESWETEDNKTWFFILREDAKWSTGELIVAQDFVTSWQNLARVSSELKSYLAFLNIENAQSVINGEIAVEKLGVEAVDNRVLRIQLEKATPYLPHMLAHIAMLPRYSHESAQFVGNGAYRLVNQNANLIHLEKNPHYWAAQKASFKFVDYQKLAENQNITGLDIVQQPKNVPENSPYFPQNCTYFYEFNMQDPMLSKSAVRKALVSMVSARDIVQQVDPQMMATTNLLPYSMQMDQESTWEPVVVEQVFGQYGVTETNPLQLKITHDQGNIHSNIAQRLVRMLSQSDMLRVSTEAVSLQSLLEKRSKGDFQIIRSGWCADYHDPSAFLNVFYSKGPDNKMFYSNPKVDELLEKTLTLVNEAERHSIYAQLGQILQSDNAVLPIFQYKIPIWVHPTLNGVHLDNSTGVIYSKDVFRKVRAQ, encoded by the coding sequence ATGTTTAGTTTCGACAACTCTCATTTCTACAGCAAAATCAAAAGAGCGGTCCTTTTTACAGCATTTTTTTCCTTACTTGCTTGTGAACCTAAAGAAAATCCTACGTTGCCTTCTCAGCTATCTAAAAAAGATAAAGCTGTTGTGAATGTCGAACCTAGTCGTGAATTATTAGTACGTGGTGTGTATAGTGATTTGTTGCTTGATCCCCATTCGGCACAAAATAGTGATCAAAGTGCTTTTTTAAGAGATTTATTAGAAGGTCTGACGGCTTATGACAGTCAAGGTAAGTTAATTCCGGCCGTAGCTGAAAGTTGGGAAACTGAAGATAACAAAACTTGGTTTTTTATTTTGCGTGAAGATGCGAAGTGGTCAACAGGGGAATTGATAGTTGCACAAGATTTTGTGACTAGTTGGCAAAATTTAGCACGAGTAAGCAGTGAGTTGAAATCTTATTTAGCGTTTTTAAATATCGAAAATGCTCAATCAGTGATAAATGGTGAGATAGCCGTTGAAAAATTAGGGGTTGAGGCTGTTGATAACCGCGTTTTACGCATTCAACTTGAAAAAGCTACGCCATATTTGCCACATATGCTAGCGCATATTGCAATGTTGCCTCGTTATTCCCACGAGTCTGCACAGTTTGTGGGTAATGGTGCATATCGTTTAGTAAATCAAAATGCCAACCTCATTCATTTGGAAAAAAATCCGCATTATTGGGCGGCACAAAAAGCCTCTTTTAAATTTGTGGATTATCAGAAATTAGCGGAAAACCAGAATATTACTGGCTTAGACATCGTACAACAGCCAAAAAACGTACCTGAAAATAGCCCTTATTTTCCGCAAAACTGCACCTATTTTTATGAATTTAATATGCAAGATCCAATGTTGAGCAAAAGTGCGGTCAGAAAAGCGTTAGTTTCGATGGTCTCAGCAAGGGATATTGTTCAGCAAGTTGATCCACAAATGATGGCGACCACTAATTTATTGCCCTATTCAATGCAAATGGACCAAGAAAGCACTTGGGAACCAGTAGTGGTGGAGCAAGTGTTCGGGCAATATGGTGTCACCGAAACAAATCCATTGCAATTAAAGATTACACACGATCAAGGCAATATTCATTCAAATATTGCACAACGCTTGGTTAGAATGTTATCGCAATCTGATATGCTACGTGTAAGCACTGAAGCAGTAAGTTTGCAGAGTTTACTTGAAAAGCGTAGCAAAGGGGATTTCCAAATTATTCGTTCTGGTTGGTGTGCAGATTATCACGATCCATCAGCATTTTTGAATGTGTTTTATTCAAAAGGTCCTGATAACAAAATGTTCTATTCCAATCCAAAAGTCGATGAATTGCTAGAAAAAACATTAACGTTGGTCAATGAGGCAGAGCGTCATAGTATTTATGCGCAGTTGGGGCAGATTTTACAGAGTGATAATGCGGTATTGCCGATTTTTCAATATAAAATCCCTATTTGGGTTCATCCAACATTGAATGGCGTTCACTTAGACAACTCCACTGGTGTGATTTACAGTAAAGATGTATTTAGAAAAGTGAGGGCACAATAA
- a CDS encoding YbaN family protein, whose amino-acid sequence MRAIYIILGFIFLGLGVLGIILPLLPATPFLLLTLFFFAKGSDRLHNWFLQTELYKKHLKTFKEERALSQKSKFWILLFATIMLSIGFYFTPSVFGRTVIILVLLTKYWFFFFWIKTVKQS is encoded by the coding sequence ATGAGAGCGATCTATATCATATTAGGGTTTATTTTTCTCGGTTTGGGTGTACTTGGTATTATTTTACCGCTACTACCGGCTACACCATTTTTGTTATTAACGCTTTTCTTCTTTGCCAAAGGCTCAGATCGTTTACATAACTGGTTTTTACAAACCGAGTTATACAAGAAACACTTAAAAACCTTTAAAGAAGAGCGTGCGTTAAGCCAAAAATCGAAATTCTGGATTTTATTATTCGCAACAATTATGTTATCCATCGGTTTTTACTTCACACCAAGCGTATTTGGACGTACAGTTATTATCCTTGTGTTATTAACAAAATATTGGTTCTTCTTTTTCTGGATCAAAACGGTCAAGCAAAGCTAG
- the prlC gene encoding oligopeptidase A: protein MTNPLLTFEGLPPFSSIKPEHVQPAVEKRIQDSREHIEKLVQQEEITWENFILPLTEIGNLFSKTWSPVSHLNAVKNSPELREAYQACLPILSEYSTWVGQHKGLYNAYEKLKNSPEFESYDLAQKKTIENALRDFKLSGISLPAEKQKRYGEISARLSELNSQFSNNVLDATMGWDKIIEDVEQLKGLPESALQAAKQSAESKGLTGYRFTLEIPSYLPVMTYCENRELREEMYRAFVTRASDQGPNAGKWDNTAIMEEILNLRVELAKLLDFNTYTELSLATKMAENPQQVLDFLDNLAKRSKAQGEKELAELKEFCETHFNVTALDAWDIAFYSEKQKQHLYSINDEELRPYFPENRVLAGLFELIKRIFNIRAVERFDVDTWHKDVRFFDLIDETDNVRGSFYLDLYARENKRGGAWMDDCIGRRRKANGEIQKPVAYLTCNFNAPIGDKPALFTHDEVTTLFHEFGHGIHHMLTQIDVADVAGINGVPWDAVELPSQFLENWCWEAEALDFISGHYETGEPLPKEKLAQLLKAKNFQAAMFVLRQLEFGLFDFRLHHHFDPSKQNQILDTLKAVKEEVAVIKGVEWARTPHSFSHIFAGGYSAGYYSYLWAEVLSADAFSRFEEEGIFNPETGKSFLNEILSRGGSEEPMTLFKRFRGREPQLDALLRHKGIAN from the coding sequence ATGACTAACCCATTACTTACATTTGAAGGCTTACCACCATTCTCTTCAATTAAGCCTGAACACGTTCAACCAGCGGTTGAAAAGCGTATCCAAGATAGCCGCGAACACATTGAAAAATTAGTTCAACAAGAAGAAATCACTTGGGAAAACTTCATTTTGCCATTAACTGAAATAGGCAATCTGTTCAGCAAAACCTGGTCACCAGTGTCTCATCTTAACGCTGTAAAAAACAGCCCTGAACTGCGTGAAGCTTATCAAGCTTGCTTACCGATTTTATCAGAATACAGCACTTGGGTTGGTCAACACAAAGGCTTATACAATGCTTATGAAAAGCTAAAAAACAGCCCTGAATTTGAAAGCTATGATCTTGCACAGAAAAAAACCATTGAAAATGCACTGCGTGATTTCAAACTTTCTGGTATTTCTTTACCAGCAGAAAAACAAAAACGCTACGGCGAAATTTCTGCTCGTTTATCAGAATTAAACTCACAATTCAGCAACAACGTGCTTGATGCAACAATGGGCTGGGATAAAATCATTGAGGATGTTGAGCAACTCAAAGGCTTACCTGAATCTGCATTACAAGCTGCAAAACAATCCGCAGAAAGCAAAGGCTTAACGGGTTACCGTTTCACGCTTGAAATTCCAAGTTATTTACCCGTAATGACTTATTGTGAGAATCGTGAGTTACGTGAAGAAATGTATCGTGCATTTGTCACTCGTGCTTCAGATCAAGGACCGAATGCAGGTAAATGGGACAACACAGCGATTATGGAAGAAATTCTAAATTTACGTGTTGAGCTTGCCAAATTATTAGATTTCAACACTTATACTGAGCTTTCTCTTGCTACTAAAATGGCAGAAAACCCACAACAGGTATTGGACTTCTTAGATAATTTAGCAAAACGTTCAAAAGCACAAGGTGAAAAAGAACTCGCCGAATTAAAAGAATTTTGCGAAACACACTTCAATGTGACCGCACTTGATGCTTGGGATATTGCGTTTTATAGCGAAAAACAAAAACAGCATCTGTACTCAATTAATGACGAAGAACTCCGCCCATATTTCCCTGAAAATCGTGTACTCGCTGGTTTATTTGAATTAATCAAACGCATTTTCAACATTCGTGCCGTAGAACGCTTTGATGTGGATACATGGCATAAAGATGTCCGCTTCTTTGATTTAATTGATGAAACTGACAATGTGCGAGGCAGCTTCTATTTAGATTTATACGCTCGCGAAAACAAACGTGGTGGCGCGTGGATGGACGATTGTATTGGTCGCCGTCGCAAAGCAAATGGTGAAATCCAAAAACCAGTTGCGTATTTAACTTGTAACTTCAATGCTCCGATTGGCGACAAACCAGCATTATTCACACACGATGAAGTCACTACGTTATTCCATGAGTTTGGTCACGGTATTCACCATATGTTGACTCAAATTGATGTAGCAGATGTGGCTGGCATTAACGGCGTGCCTTGGGATGCAGTGGAATTACCAAGTCAATTCTTAGAAAACTGGTGCTGGGAAGCAGAAGCACTTGATTTCATTTCAGGTCACTATGAAACTGGCGAGCCTTTACCAAAAGAAAAACTGGCTCAATTACTGAAAGCGAAAAACTTCCAAGCTGCAATGTTTGTTCTTCGCCAATTAGAATTTGGATTGTTTGATTTCCGCTTGCATCACCATTTTGATCCAAGCAAACAAAATCAAATTTTAGACACGTTAAAAGCAGTAAAAGAAGAAGTGGCAGTAATTAAAGGCGTTGAATGGGCAAGAACGCCACATAGCTTCAGCCATATTTTTGCTGGCGGCTACTCTGCTGGCTATTACAGCTATTTATGGGCAGAAGTGTTATCCGCAGATGCATTCTCTCGTTTTGAAGAAGAAGGAATCTTCAATCCAGAAACAGGTAAATCGTTCTTAAATGAAATTTTAAGCCGAGGTGGATCTGAAGAACCGATGACCCTATTCAAACGTTTCCGCGGTAGAGAACCACAATTAGATGCGTTATTAAGACATAAAGGCATCGCAAACTAA
- a CDS encoding DUF5376 domain-containing protein produces MKVRFRYYEFQGGIYQTCGVYESDNEENDGMITDYLSTIPDSYADNGFKVLAAVKDPANTWDWISSQAFDALIDHDQIKVGFYLLDGLEEEDIPDDVDERDTDAYVIPRKEFAYLLEKWLDFYHRPITDMNYQEIIDTKEAYL; encoded by the coding sequence ATGAAAGTACGTTTTAGATATTACGAATTTCAGGGTGGTATCTATCAAACCTGTGGTGTTTATGAAAGTGATAACGAGGAAAATGATGGGATGATTACTGATTATCTTAGTACTATTCCAGATTCTTATGCAGATAATGGGTTTAAAGTTTTAGCAGCAGTCAAAGATCCAGCAAATACTTGGGATTGGATTAGTTCTCAGGCATTTGATGCCTTGATAGACCATGATCAAATAAAAGTGGGTTTTTATCTATTAGATGGCTTGGAGGAAGAGGATATCCCTGATGATGTTGACGAGAGAGATACGGATGCCTATGTAATCCCCCGTAAAGAATTTGCCTATTTACTGGAAAAATGGCTGGATTTTTACCACAGACCTATTACTGATATGAATTACCAAGAAATTATTGACACCAAGGAGGCGTATTTATGA
- a CDS encoding DUF5376 family protein, with the protein MKVKFGYYALNGDWDTYCKVYESDNKYDDSVVTDYIGTLDELNWIDNILQMLKNPSLDREWIDAEPFEALIDHDQVKVGFYLLDDMKEEDIPDDVDERDTDARLIPRKELVYLLEKFLAFKQRPIIDPHYQEIIDTKEAYL; encoded by the coding sequence ATGAAAGTAAAATTTGGTTATTATGCTTTGAATGGAGACTGGGATACTTATTGTAAAGTATATGAAAGTGATAATAAGTATGATGATAGCGTTGTTACTGACTATATTGGTACATTAGACGAGCTAAATTGGATAGATAACATATTACAAATGCTTAAAAATCCATCTCTTGATAGAGAATGGATTGATGCAGAGCCTTTTGAAGCATTGATAGATCATGATCAAGTAAAAGTGGGTTTTTATTTGTTGGATGATATGAAAGAAGAGGATATTCCCGATGATGTTGACGAAAGAGATACCGATGCTCGTTTAATCCCCCGTAAAGAATTGGTATATTTGCTAGAAAAATTTTTGGCTTTTAAGCAAAGACCAATAATCGACCCTCATTACCAAGAAATTATTGACACCAAGGAGGCGTATTTATGA
- a CDS encoding SMI1/KNR4 family protein yields the protein MKVDKTFRNLRIYGDYGSVSQEIIFNFEKEFDIKLPSSYISLVKKYNGVWFKESDFEYFSQNRKKIINSLSFDSFETQDNVEPMNNILRQYIYDDEIYGYKNVYSFGYTGNGDFVCFDYRDDPKGDEPKICIVIHDEYDEETGKHLLFPVAENFEAFLDMLYDFDERYPNGYE from the coding sequence GTGAAGGTAGATAAAACATTTAGAAATCTAAGAATATATGGTGATTATGGTTCTGTCTCTCAGGAAATTATTTTTAATTTTGAAAAAGAGTTTGATATAAAACTACCTTCATCCTATATCTCACTTGTGAAAAAATATAATGGCGTTTGGTTTAAGGAAAGTGATTTTGAATATTTTTCCCAAAATAGGAAAAAAATAATAAACTCATTGAGCTTTGATAGTTTTGAGACACAAGATAATGTCGAACCAATGAATAATATATTAAGACAGTATATTTATGATGATGAAATTTATGGATATAAGAATGTTTATTCCTTTGGTTACACTGGAAATGGCGACTTTGTCTGTTTTGATTACCGTGATGATCCAAAAGGTGATGAGCCTAAGATCTGTATTGTGATTCATGATGAATATGATGAAGAAACAGGTAAGCATTTATTGTTTCCTGTGGCAGAAAATTTTGAGGCATTTTTAGATATGCTTTACGATTTTGATGAACGCTATCCGAATGGTTATGAATAG
- a CDS encoding HNH endonuclease, giving the protein MKSTTVVMKPRSTVTNRVLNTGETVSVIESEGGKAVKIYAKPDQFGHRQEIANIPYDKRGLPIFDDVSKFTTKIEKPSNYQIILSEDRKKTEMKNATLALKKAIQDGQINVKQFNKKQLSQINQGRPNIDGFTWHHNAQSAPNNMQLVPRNIHDAVQHIGEGALSEGR; this is encoded by the coding sequence GTGAAGTCGACAACAGTCGTGATGAAACCCCGTTCTACAGTGACAAACAGAGTATTAAATACAGGAGAAACAGTATCAGTAATTGAATCTGAAGGAGGTAAAGCGGTTAAGATTTATGCTAAACCTGATCAGTTTGGTCATCGTCAGGAAATCGCCAATATTCCTTATGATAAAAGGGGATTGCCTATATTTGATGATGTATCGAAGTTTACGACAAAAATAGAAAAACCGAGTAATTACCAGATTATACTAAGTGAGGATAGAAAAAAAACTGAAATGAAAAATGCAACATTAGCTTTAAAAAAAGCTATTCAAGATGGTCAAATAAATGTAAAACAATTTAACAAAAAGCAATTGTCTCAAATTAATCAAGGAAGACCAAATATTGATGGTTTTACTTGGCACCATAATGCACAAAGTGCACCAAATAATATGCAATTAGTACCTAGAAATATTCATGATGCAGTCCAACATATCGGGGAGGGAGCTTTGAGTGAAGGTAGATAA
- a CDS encoding contact-dependent growth inhibition system immunity protein has product MIVHSVIIRKTDKFILINYFLVGVLSVLDPTQDINLLPPNITYSALGKHIRENLSKSRRIDFDELRAVMSLDSGGTFFKSLEQKIKEEFSYKNRKEIYKNMDFLSVSIMNGKIMIEPNHQDCLNGYTAIEDENRKWVRFEYPIDISDEELGKVVMEGFKYCTSIYKKK; this is encoded by the coding sequence ATGATTGTACATAGCGTTATAATAAGAAAAACAGATAAATTTATTTTGATTAATTATTTCTTGGTGGGGGTGCTTAGTGTATTAGATCCTACGCAAGATATTAATCTGCTACCACCGAATATAACTTATTCTGCTTTGGGAAAACACATCAGGGAAAATTTATCAAAAAGTAGAAGGATTGATTTTGATGAACTTAGAGCAGTCATGTCATTAGATAGTGGTGGTACATTTTTTAAGTCGTTAGAACAAAAAATAAAAGAAGAGTTTTCATATAAGAATAGAAAAGAAATTTATAAAAATATGGATTTTTTATCTGTGAGTATTATGAATGGTAAAATTATGATAGAGCCTAACCATCAAGACTGTCTTAATGGTTATACGGCTATAGAAGATGAAAATAGAAAGTGGGTTAGATTTGAATATCCAATAGATATATCTGATGAAGAATTAGGAAAAGTCGTCATGGAAGGGTTTAAATATTGTACGAGTATTTATAAGAAAAAATAA
- a CDS encoding contact-dependent growth inhibition system immunity protein, with translation MLKKFIFIEKTSKYISISSYWVGRINLLNTQQTLIYLNPNVMSSDFGKAIKEKLNESDLISEDLFMFHFNDNEGLSSFNKNEEKKVMSVYGYKSAKAICKDALFVTVLVINNSIVIRSTHQDGLGTFGTARDRYGKAIEFTYPIDLSDEELGKAVMDAFEYSTSIYKKK, from the coding sequence ATGTTAAAAAAATTTATCTTTATTGAAAAAACCAGTAAGTATATTTCGATAAGTAGCTATTGGGTTGGAAGAATAAACCTTTTAAATACACAGCAAACATTGATATATTTAAACCCTAACGTTATGTCTAGCGATTTTGGTAAGGCTATAAAAGAGAAATTAAATGAAAGCGATTTAATTTCAGAAGATTTATTTATGTTTCATTTTAATGATAATGAAGGACTCTCGTCATTTAATAAAAATGAAGAAAAAAAAGTAATGTCGGTTTATGGATACAAAAGTGCAAAGGCTATTTGTAAAGATGCATTATTTGTAACAGTTTTAGTTATAAATAATAGTATTGTTATTCGCTCAACTCATCAAGATGGATTAGGCACATTTGGTACTGCTCGAGATCGCTATGGTAAAGCAATTGAATTTACATATCCAATTGATTTATCCGATGAAGAACTAGGGAAAGCGGTGATGGATGCATTTGAATATTCTACGAGTATTTATAAGAAAAAATAA
- a CDS encoding endonuclease toxin domain-containing protein, protein MGGRVITQEQISSKEMYLAIPYGTSKEKMTAIKKSIDYANSRGIKILVKEIK, encoded by the coding sequence ATTGGGGGTAGAGTCATTACCCAAGAGCAAATTTCATCTAAAGAGATGTATTTAGCCATTCCATACGGAACTTCCAAAGAGAAAATGACAGCAATTAAGAAATCTATTGATTATGCGAATTCACGAGGTATTAAAATACTTGTTAAGGAGATTAAGTAA